The sequence CGAGACTGGTAGTATTGATTGTGCAAAACTCATTTCAATGGCATGAGGTCATTTGTATTTCGAGAATAAATCTCATCTTCGAGGGCAAAGCCTAGCAGAATTCAGTTGCAGACCTGTGCCCCGAATTCATTTCGTGTGATTCACATGATACTCCTTCTTCCTTATCCTCACATGACTCCTCTCTTTTCGCAGAGATGTATATAGCTGCAAAGATCATGGCAGCACCGGCGATACCTGGGAATGTGAGCACTTCTCCCAGAATGATGCAACCGAGTAGGGTTCCGAAGATAGCTTCGGAGAGCACAATGGTGGCCGATGTCGTCACGGTGATTTTCGTCAATCCCTTTGCCCACAGCAGCGATGGTATGGAAGTACACATTATTCCGACATAAAATGTGGGAATCATTGAATCCAAATCAAGAGCGAAGGATGCGCCTGTTGCACATGCAAAGACGAACAGCGGTATTGGGTAGAGTGTATAAACACCCGTGATCCACTGATCATAAGTCAAACGACGCAGTGCTCTTTTGGTCAGAACCCATATGGTGGCACCCGTCGCTGCAGATCCGATGAGCATCATGTCTCCAAGAAACTCGCCTTCCAGCAAATTCTTGAAGTTCCAGCCAGTTGTTAAGGAAACAAGACCGATCATTCCCAATGCGATTCCGACCATAGAAGTTCTGTTGAAACGCTCCTTAAGCACAAGCGCTGAGAGCGGCGCCGCAAACACCACCGTACTTCCTATGATGAGTGCCCCCTTCGAGGCATTCGTCATCGTCATCCCAAGGAATTCGAGAGCGATCGATATAGCGCCAATAAGCATCGCTGCCCAAACCTCCCATTTTTGATATATTCTCAATGTCAAATTTCCCCTCATCACTGCAAGAAAAACTGCGAGAATGCCGCCTAAACCGATGGCGAGCGCTTGGAAAGCGAGTGGATCGCCCGCTTCCACGCCGATTTTTATCGCCACATACGAAGTGGCGAACATCATGCTTGAGAGGAAGGTGAGAGCTATGGCCTTGTTCTTTGTGAACTCCCCTTCTCCTATCGATGCGGGTTTGAAGACCGGCATCGACACCACCGGCATCCGCATTATCGAAAAGGTCTTTTAATTTTTCGAAAAAATTTAAAATATTTGCAATGCCGAGTCATGGAAAATGCTAACAAAGAGCAGTTTGCGATCAAAGTCGTATTTCTGATCAGGGTTTGCTTTCGCCGCTCAACAAACTGCTCTCTGGCGAAAATTCCGCTGTCTGAATTGTCAAAGTGTTTACTTGTGTGATTCCAATGATTACCTAAAAATCTTAACGATGTTGATCATTTTCTCTTTGAGCACATCAATATCCAATGTCGATACAATGAGTCCTATGATTATTCCGAAGACAGCGCCGCCTATAACATCGAGCGGCCAGTGAACGCCGTAATAGATCCTTCCAAAGCCAATTGCTATTGCGAATATGCCAAAAGGTAAAATGAAGCGCCAGTCCCTTGCACCAAGTGCAGCAGCGGCCGCAAAGCTTCCTTCTGTATGCCCTGATGGAAATGAAGGATCCCTCGGAAGGTACACAGTGTGAACATTCTCCAACACCTCAAAAGGTCTTGGTCTATCGATAGCATACTTAATGGAACCGCCAACCGCGATGTGAAGGAGAATTGCTAGAAGCAAATAAATTGCGAGCTCTTTCTTTTTCAAAAACCAGAAAATTGGAATTACGAGAAACCAGAAGAAGAAAGAACCCATCTCAGCAAAAATCCTGCACACGAACTCGAAGCTAGGATTCCAAAGAGCGTTTATTTGAAGAAAAGCATTTTTATCCCACGCGATCACGCGATCGTTTTGAAGAATTATAAGAAAGGTTGTGATGGTCGCTATGAGGACAATAACGAGGTAATTTCTTTCTTTTGCTTTCTGCTTATCAGAAGTTGACACATGCGCTTCTTTCATTTTTTGCACACTAAGCGAATCGTATCAAATGATACAATGCTCTTTCGATGGGCAATTTTCCGCCCGTAATAATGTTTAAGCTTTCGCCAATTATTAGATCAATCAAATGTTTGAAAAAGTTCTCCTGCCCGTCGATTTCTCCCAACAATCTCTCATGATGACAGATTGCGTCGCAGAGCTTAGACAGTTCGGTGCAGAACATGTGATCATCCTTCACGTCATGCCATCAAGAGGCGATCTTCCAGACGAGCAAAAAAGGATCGCTGAGGATCTCGTCAACAAGCTGAAGGAAAGGGGGTTTGAGGCGGAGTTCAGAGTCGTATATGGCGATCCTGTCCATGAGATTCTTGCAATGGCCGAAAGGGAAAAGGTAACACTCATCGTTATGGCATCGAGCGGTAAGGGCCGTGCACGCGAATTTTTCGTTGGAAGCACGTCATTTGGCGTCGTTAGGAGAACGCGCAAGCCCGTGCTTATCGACAAGTTTGAGGTGATTGATGCAGATGGAGCTCGGAGGATCAAGCCTGCCTGCACGACGCTTTTTAGAACAGCACTCGTGCCAGTCGATTTCTCGAGGTGTACGGATAAAATCATCGATCATTTGCATCATCTCGCGAAGCGGGGATTGAGGAAAATTGTGTTGTTCCATGTGATTGAATCTCGGAAATACAGCGTGTCTTCAGACAAGAGATTTGATGAAGTAAGAAAACACTTGGAATCCTTGGAAAAAGATTTGACGGAAGCCGGATTTGAAGTCATGACGCACGTCCATTATGGTACACCATCATACAATATTCTGGAGGCTGTGAGGGAGTTCGAAGCCTCGCTCATCATTATAGGAGCATCGGGGAAGAGTTTCTTCAAGGGTCTTGCCCTCGGAAGCACATCAGAGGAGGTGATTAGGAGGGCCGATGTACCGCTCCTTGTGTTGAGCTGCTGACAATTCTTTTGAAGAATCGAGGAAGTGGGCATTACATTGACTGTTTGATCGCCTATAAAAAACACATATACTGCGTTTCGTTTAAAAAAGAGGTATTTGAAAACTTTTTACAAGAAACGAACATATCATTCAACATCTCTTCCTCCGTCGACTGAGAGCGGGAAGGAATTGCATGAGGACATTTGATTATCGTCTCCAAACCGCCGTCTCGTGGGCATTCGCGATCCTGATTTTCCTTGCTACGGAGTATGCCATCTTCAGCGCGAACATCTTCTGGATCATCATGGGCTTCTGGGCCCTGTGCATTACCGTTCTTCCAGCGGTTATGAGTCGGGCATTGGCACGAATCTTGCCGTTTGAACTTCTTTTCCTCATCGCCCTTCCTTTTTTTCTCTACTTCATCCCAGGAATTCTTAACATACAAAAATCATTGTTCATTGAAAATCTCATGAGGGCATCTCAGGTCATGGCCACGTTCCTCATAGGTTTCGTCACGGTTATCGACATCCACACTTATACAAGCGTGAAAATGAACATGGTGTTTGCACTCGCCTTCACGGTCATGCTGACCATGACGCTTGGTAGCTTCTTTGCGATTGCTGACTTTGTATCTGATGAGATCTTTGGTACCCACTCCCTCCCGAACAACGATTACCTCATGCTGAACCTCCTTTACAGCTTCGGCGGAGGTATTTTCATGGGAGTGATGCTTGCAATCTACTTGCGAAAGACGACGGCAGAGAGGCTGAGACGCTTTGGAATAGACAGAGGGGATAAGCGGTGAAAAGGGGAGAAGTTGAGCGGTATCTCGGCCATTTTTTCGAAGCGTCGTTATTTGCGATGTTCTTACTAGGACTCGCTAACGACGATTTGTACGCAGCGTTTTCAGCGCTTTTCGGCCTCGGCATGGCGATGATTCCATGGTTTTTAAAAAGGGAAAGGATATTGGTTGTACCCTTTGAGCTTACGCTGTGGATTTTCTTTGCTCTCTTTCTCCACAATCTCGGCATCCTCG is a genomic window of Methanomassiliicoccales archaeon containing:
- a CDS encoding universal stress protein, with product MFEKVLLPVDFSQQSLMMTDCVAELRQFGAEHVIILHVMPSRGDLPDEQKRIAEDLVNKLKERGFEAEFRVVYGDPVHEILAMAEREKVTLIVMASSGKGRAREFFVGSTSFGVVRRTRKPVLIDKFEVIDADGARRIKPACTTLFRTALVPVDFSRCTDKIIDHLHHLAKRGLRKIVLFHVIESRKYSVSSDKRFDEVRKHLESLEKDLTEAGFEVMTHVHYGTPSYNILEAVREFEASLIIIGASGKSFFKGLALGSTSEEVIRRADVPLLVLSC
- a CDS encoding EamA family transporter, with protein sequence MPVFKPASIGEGEFTKNKAIALTFLSSMMFATSYVAIKIGVEAGDPLAFQALAIGLGGILAVFLAVMRGNLTLRIYQKWEVWAAMLIGAISIALEFLGMTMTNASKGALIIGSTVVFAAPLSALVLKERFNRTSMVGIALGMIGLVSLTTGWNFKNLLEGEFLGDMMLIGSAATGATIWVLTKRALRRLTYDQWITGVYTLYPIPLFVFACATGASFALDLDSMIPTFYVGIMCTSIPSLLWAKGLTKITVTTSATIVLSEAIFGTLLGCIILGEVLTFPGIAGAAMIFAAIYISAKREESCEDKEEGVSCESHEMNSGHRSATEFC
- a CDS encoding phosphatase PAP2 family protein — protein: MKEAHVSTSDKQKAKERNYLVIVLIATITTFLIILQNDRVIAWDKNAFLQINALWNPSFEFVCRIFAEMGSFFFWFLVIPIFWFLKKKELAIYLLLAILLHIAVGGSIKYAIDRPRPFEVLENVHTVYLPRDPSFPSGHTEGSFAAAAALGARDWRFILPFGIFAIAIGFGRIYYGVHWPLDVIGGAVFGIIIGLIVSTLDIDVLKEKMINIVKIFR